The sequence below is a genomic window from Variovorax paradoxus B4.
AGCGCGAACACGAACTTTTTCATGGGATGTCTCTCTACGCTTTCTTGCTTGGTGGGGGAATCTCAGATGTCGAGCACCAGCCGCTCGCCCTTGCAGCGAGAGACGCAGATCATCATGGTCTTGTTGGACGCACGTTCGATCTTGGTGAGGATGCCGTCGTGGTGGTCGACCTCGCCTTCGAGCACCGCTGTTTCGCAGGCGCCGCAGACGCCCTCCTTGCAGCTGTGGTCGGGGTTCAGGCCGGCATCGATCAGGCTGTCGAGAATCGACTTGCCGGGCGGCACCTCGACGCTCCTGCCGCTTTTTGCGCACTCGACCACGCAGCCCTGCGTGGCGCTCGGCGCCTCCACGTGCACCGCGGCAAAGCGCTCGATGTGCGCATTGGCATAACCCAGCTTCTCGCAGCTCTTCTCGAAGGCATCGAGCATCGGCGTGGGGCCGCAGCAGTAGTAGTGGCTGGTGGCGCCCTTGCCGGCCAACAGCGTGGCCAGATCGGGCGGCGCGCCCTTTTCGTCGTCGAAGTGCCAGGTGAGCGGCACGGCGTGCTCGCGCGCCAGGGCTTCGATCGCATCGCAGAAGGCGGCCTCCCTGCGGGTGCGCGCGCAGTACAGCAGCTCCACCGGCTTGGCCGTGGCCACGAGCCGCTGCAGCATGCACCAGATGGGCGTCACGCCGATGCCGCCTGCCACCAGCACCGAGCGGTCGGCGCCCTCTTCGAGCTTGAAGTTGTTGCGCGGCGCCGAGATCAGCAGCGTCATGCCCACGCGCAACTGTTGATGCACGTAGCGCGAGCCACCGCGGCTCTTGCGGTCGTTGAGCACGCCGACCACGTAGCGCTGGCGATCGCTCGAGGGATTGCACAGCGAGTAGCTGCGCACCAGCCCGTTGGGCAGGTGCAGGTCGATGTGGGAGCCGGCCTCGAAGGCGGGAAAGTCCGTTTCGGGCGAAGCCGGGCGGAACTCGACGCTGACGATGCCGTCGGCCTCGTAGCGCATGGTGTGCACGAGGGCGTTCAGCGTGGGAGAAGACATGGCAGGGCTCGCTTCCGGTCAGGCCGTGGCTTGCGCGGATTCCGCGAGTTGCGTTTGCGCGAGGTTGCGCATGTGGCGGCGCAGGCGGACGATGCCCAGGTCGTGCTGGTACAGGTTCTCGTGCTGGTTGGCGTCGGGCTCCATCTCCTCGAGCATCACGCGGTCCTGCTCCAGCACGTGCCAGTGGCGCGCCTCGAGGCGGTTCTTGTACAGGAAGCGCCAGGTGTCGCGCTCCCAGCCTGGCGGCAGCTTGCGCACGCGCCAGAAGAAGGTGGCCGTCATGCCCTTCACGATCGGCGAGAAGGCACCGACGATGATGAAGTTGCCGCCGGGGCCACCGGTCTTCGGGTACGGAATTTCCAGGCGCATCCAGTGGATGCCGGTGTCGGCCCATTCGGTCCAGTCGAAGTTGACGTTGCGCTGGCCTTCCTTTTCAAAGACGAAGCCGATGTCGGTCTGGCGGATGCCGAACTTGGCCGTCGAATCGCCCTCGGCCATCGAATGCGACTGCTTGTGCAGGTAGGTGCCGTGCATCGGGTCCATGACGTTGTCAAGCACGTAGCGGTAGTCGCCCTTCCACTCGGTGTAGCAAAGGAAGCTCGAATACTCGGCATCGTCCGTGAGCTGCTCGGGCAGCACCAGCGGCGGCGGCACGTCGACTGGGTCCTTCCCGTTGTAGAGGAACACGGCGCCCGCGCGCTCCTGCACGTGGAAGTGCCGCGTGGCCTGCGAGCCTTCGAGCTTGCAGCCCGGACTGCCGGGCACGCGGGTGACGACGCCGTCATGGCGCACCTCGACGCCGTGGTACGGGCACGAGAGCCGGTCGCCCAGCACCACGCCCTGCGACAGCGGCGCGCCGCGGTGCGGGCAGCGGTCTTCCAGCGCGTGCAGCACGCCTTCGCCGTCGCGCCACAGCGCGATCTTGCGGCCCAGGCGGCGCAGCGAGACGGGGTTCTCCTTGATGAAGTGCGAGGGGCAGATCGGGTACCAGAGGTCCTTCAGGCCGACTTCGAGCAGGTGGTCGACCGGGTCGGCGGCGATGGGAGTGATGGCGATGGTCATGATGTGTTGCTCCTCAGCCGGCCAGCGTGGCCATTTCCTTGCGGTACAGCGCCTCGGTCCAGGGCTGCCCGCCGGGGGTGGCCAGGCCGCTGTCGTTGAGCCGCTGCACCAGTCCCGCGAGATCGTGGATGCCGTCTGCAAAGGCGCGCTCGATCACGTCGCCCAGCAGGTCTTCATAGGTGGTCGCGGGGCGCTGGCGCGCCTGATGCGGTTGCAGGTAGCGGTCTTGTTGCATGGTGTGCCTCCGTGGGATGAGGTGAATGTGAATCAGGCGGTGGCAGTGGCGCCGGCGGGGGCGCCCAGCGGGACGGCCCAGGCGTCGTAGCCATAGACCCAGTCGGCATTGCCGCCTTCGCGCAGCCAGTTGTTGCCGCGCGAGCCGATCTGCACCTGGCTGGCGCGTGCGATGCGGGCCTTTTCGTAGCCCTTCAGCGCATCGGCCACGTCGGCCATCGCCACGCCTTCGAGGTGGCAGGCCAGCACGACCGCGTCTTCGATGGCCATGCCCGCGCCTTGCGCCATGAACGGCAGCATCGGGTGCGCGGCATCGCCGAGCAAGGCCATGCGGCCTGCGGCCCAGGCCGGCATCGGGTCGCGCTCGTACAGCGCGGTCTTCAGCACCGTGTCGCAGGCGTCGAGCAGGGCGCGCGCCTCGGGGTGGTAGTCCACGTACTGTTCGCGCAGCTCGTCGACGCTGCCGGGCGCGGTCCATGATTCGAGGTGCCAGGTGCCCTGCGGCGTGGTTGCGAAGATGAAGATGTCCCTGCCGCGATTGAGCGGGAACGTGACGATCTGGCTCTGCGGATTCGGCCCCCACCATTTGGTGAAGGCGCCGAGGTTCGGCACGCCCGCCACGCGCTCGGCGGGCACCACGGCGCGGTAGGCGACGATGCCCGTGAAGCGCGGGCTCTCGGCGCCGAACATCGCGGTGCGCACGCACGAATGGATGCCGTCGGCGCCGAGCAGCGCGCCGACGCGGGTGCCGGTGCCATCGGTGAACGAGAGGCTCACACCCTTCTCGTCGGCGGCGATCTTCTCTGCGCGCTTGCCCAGCGCCACGCGCTCGGCCGGGAACATGTCTGCCAATGCGGCGAGCAGGTCGGCGCGATGAATCGTGAGCTGGGGTGCGCCGTAGCGCTGCTCTGCCGAATCGGCCATCTCCAGGCGCGAGGTTTCCTCGCCGGTATCGTAGGTTCGGCTGATGCGGTGCGAAGGGCGTGCCGCCGTCACCCGCGCGGCCTCGCCCACGCCGAGGCCGTCGAGCGCACGCACCGCATTGGGCGTGAGGTTGATGTCCGCGCCGACGCGGGCGAACTGCTTCGCCTGCTCGAACACGGCCACGTCGTGCCCGGCGCGCCGCAACGCGATGGCCGCCACCAGGCCGCCGATGCCCGCACCGACGATGCCGATGGTGGATTCGCTTGTCTTCATGGGTGTCTCCCCCTTTTGCTGTTCGCGGCTCACTCGGCCACGATGTTGCGGGCCTTGATGATCCTGGCCCACACGGCCGTTTCATCGCGGATGTGCGCGGCAAACGCGGCCGGCTTCATGGCCGCGTCGGTCATGCCCTGCGCCTTGAGGCGTTCGCGCACGTCGGGCTGGGCCAGCATCTCGGCCGCATCCTTCGCGAGCTGCTCGACCACTGCGGGCGGCGTGCCCTTGGGTGCCAGCAGGCCATACCACGAGGTCACGGCCACGCCCTGGATGCCTTGCTCCGCCAGCGTGGGAATGTCGGGCGCGGCGGGGCTGCGCACGGCCTCGGTCACGCCCAGCGCAACGAGCTTGCCGTTCTTGATGAAGGGCATGGTCGCGGGCAGGTTGCTGAACATCAGCGGCACCGAGCCGCCAAGCACGTCGTTGAGTGCGGGCGCCGTGCCCTTGTAGGGCACGTGCAGCAGGTCGATGCCGGCCTGCTGCTTGAACAGTTCGCCCGCCAGGTGCAGGCCGCTGCCCACGCCCGGCGAGGCATACGACAGCGTGTTGGGCTTGGCCTTGGCCTGCGCCACCAGATCCTTCGCGCTCTTGATGCCCGACGACGGCGAGGCCACCAGCACATTGGGCGCCTTGGCCAGCATGGTGACGGGCACGAAGTCCTTCTCGATGTCGAACGGGAAGTTCGGCATCAGCGTGGGGTTGATCGTGAGGTTGCCGGCGGGGACCACGAGCAGCGTGTGGCCGTCGCCCTTCGCGCGCTTGACCTTGTCGATGCCGATGTTGCCGGCCGCGCCGACCAGGTTCTCGACCACTGCGGCCTGGCCGTAGCGCTTGGCGAGCCCGTCGGAAAGCACGCGGGCCAGCGTGTCGACCGGGCCGCCGGGCGGGAACGGCGAGACGATGGTGAAGCGGTCGCTCGAGAGCTGCTTCTGCGCATTGCTCTGGGCATGCGCGGGAGAAGCGAAGGCGAAGGCCGCCAGCGCGGCGAACACAAGGGAGAGGGAAAGACGTCGTTGCATGGTGGTGGTTATCGGATTCACTTTTTCTCTGTGAGGAAAGCGCCTTTCGGGCCTTCCGCGTTCTTCTGGCGCCGGGTGTTGCCGTCGAGGCCGCCGTCGACCGCCCATTCGGCAAACACCGTCGGGCCCGGCTCGAACTCGCGCGGCTGCCAGTCGGCAGTGAGCTGGTCTTCGTCCGCGTAGTACTCGATCAGGCCGCCGGCCGGATTCTTGAAGTACCAGAAGTACGCGGAAGACACCGGATGCCGGCCCGGGCCGAGTTGCGTCTCCCAGCCGCGGCGCGAGAAATGCAGGCCGCCGCCGAAGACTTCGTGGATGTCGCGCACGGTAAAGGCCACATGATTGAGCCCGCGCTTGCCTGAAGGGATCTGCAACAGGAACAGGTCGTGGTGCCCGCCCTCCGGCGCGCAGCGCATGAAGGCGCCGCGGTTCGGATAGCTGTCGGACGAGACGAAGCCGAAGCGCTGCGCGTAGAACGCGCTGGTGGCCTTCACGTCGCTCACGAAGAACACCACGTGGCCGACCTCGATGGGCGTCGCGCGCTCGTAGATGGGCGCGGGCTGGTTGATGCGCGGCTTGGCGTTCCAGGTGTTCATCGCGCCGCAGTCGACGTCGACGGCGTGCTTGCGGCTGACCTGCAGGCGCACGGCAAGGCCGTTGGGGTCGATGCAGCCGATGCGGCGGGCGCCGTCGACGGTGCTGTCGAAGAAGGCCGGGCCCTGCGCGATGGCAGCGGCATAGCGATCGAGGTCCGCATCGCTTTCCACGCCCCACACCACTTCGCGCAGCGTCGGGCCCTCTTCCATCGCGCTCGGCAGGTCCGCCTTGTCCAACGCCGCGACGACCACCTTGCAGCCGTTGAGGCACTCGAAGACGAGTTCGTCGGCCGCTTGCGACTTCAGCGCGAGGCCCCAGTCCTCGAAGAAACGGCGGCAGGTGGGCAGGTCGTCTGCCCCGTAGGTGATCTGGTCGATGCCAAGTACGCTCATGTCAGTGCCCACGGCAAAGGTTGATCGTTCGTGCCCCAATACATGCTCTTCTGCTCCATGTACTGGAAGATGCCTTCGCGGCCTTTCTCGCGGCCGAGGCCGCTGTCGCGCCAGCCGCCGAACGGCGTCGAGACGGAGAACTGCTTGTAGGTGTTGACCCAGACCGTGCCAGCCTGGACCGCGCGGCCGAGCTTCCAGGCGCGCTTGAAGTCGCGGCTCCAGACGCCCGCGGCCAGCGCATAGACGCTGTCGTTGGCCTGCGCGATCAGCGACTCCTCGTCGTCGAAGGGCATCGCGACGAGCACCGGGCCGAAGATCTCTTCCTGGCTGATGCGCGCGCTGTTGCCCAGGCCTTCGATGATGGTCGGCTTGTAGAAGTAGCCACGGTCATAGCCATCGCCATGCGGGCGTACGCCGCCCGTGCGAATCCGGCCGCCCTCGGACACGCCCAGGTCCACATAGCGCTCGATGCCCTCGCGGTGTCTCGCGGTGATCAGCGGGCCCATCTGCGTGCGCTCCGAGGCCGGATCGCCGACGCGCAGCGCATTGGCGCCTTCGGCCAGCCGCGTCAGGAACTCGTCGTAGATGCCGCGCGCCACGAACAACCTGGAACCCGCGATGCACGACTCGCCCGACGAACTGAAGATGCCGTACAGCACACCGTTCACCGCATGGTCGAGGTCCGCATCGTCGAGCACCATGGTCGGCGACTTGCCGCCCAGCTCCAGCGACACCGGCATCATCTTGTCGGCCGCGATGTGCGCGATGTGCTTGCCGGTGGTGGTGCCGCCGGTGAACGACACGCGCTTGACCAGCGGGTGCTGGGTGATCGCATCGCCGATGACCGAGCCCTTGCCCGGCAGCACGCTGACGATGCCCTTCGGCACGCCGGCCTGCTCGCAGATGCGCGCAAGTTCCAGCGCCATCAGCGGCGTGACTTCGGCCGGCTTGACGACCACCGCGTTGCCGGCCGCCAGCGCGGGCGCCAGCTTCTGTGCTTCGCTCGCGATCGGCGAGTTCCACGGCGTGATGGCGGCGACCACGCCCATGGGCTCGTGCACGCTCATCGTGACGAAGGCGCCGCGCGAGGGCGTGATGGTTTCTTCCAGCGTCTCGAGCGCGGCCGCGAAGAACTGGAAGGTGCCTGCGGCGCTCGCCACGAGGTTGCGCGTTTCGTTGATCGGCTTGCCGTTGTCGAGGCGCTGCTTTTGCGCGAGGCTTTCGCTTTCCTCGCGGATCAGCTGCGCCGCGCGGTGCAGCACCGCGGCGCGCTCGTGCGGCAGGCGCTGCGCCCAGCCGCTGGTGCGGAAGGCATGGTCGGCACGCGTGATGGCCTCTTCGACGTCGGCAAGGCTCGCGGCCCTGAGGCGCGCAATCGGCTCGCCCGTGGCGGGATAGAGGCTCTCGTACACGTCGCCGCCGCCCAGGCGCCATTCACCGGCAATGCAGATCGGGAGAAGTTCGGAAGAAATCATGGGGTGGGACTCAGATGGCCAGGGCCGCGGCCCGGTTGCGCAGTGCGCGCACCGCGCTGTAGACGGTGAGTGCGGAGGTCTTGGGATTGGCCGCGAGCGGCTTGTTGCGCATGGTCAGCGCGAAGCTGCCGAAGGCGCCCTCGGCTTCGACCGTGTGCACGTTGTCGGCGATGGCCGGATCGGCGATCAGCCGCACCATCGTCTTGTCGAGCCCCAGCCCCGCGAGCGACACGGTGGCCGCAACGTTGGCGTTCTTGGGATAGAGCTTCGCCGCCTCGCGTGCGCTGCCTTCGAAGATCACGGTTTCCTGGGTCAACGCGTCGAGGTCGCGCCCCTGCTCGGCCGGCGTGCCCTTCCAGGCCTGCGGGGGCTTGCGGCCCGTGTAGCGCACGCTGTCGAGCCCGCCGATGCGGGCAGCGGCCAGCGCATCGATGGCGCCGATGGCGCCCGCGATCAGCTGCACCTGGGTGCGGCCGGCGACCGCGGCGGCCTCGAGCTTTTCAGCCAGCCCCGCGGCCGACAGTGCGCCCACCGAAGCGACGATGCAGGGCGTGCCGCGTGCGAGCGCCGGCAGCACGTGCTCCTCGATGGCCGCGTGGCCGGCCGTCTCGACCACGAGGTCGATGCCTGAAGCCGGCACGCGGCTTGCGACCTGCACGTCGGGCACAAGCTTCTGCGCCGCGGCCACGCCTTCTTCGGGCACGACGACGGCCACCACCGCCAGGGCAGTGTCTCCCTTGAGCAGTTCGAGCACCGAGGTTCCGATGGCACCGCAGCCGATGAGTGCAACGCGCAGCACGGTCATGCCCCTCACGCCACCGACGCGGCAGCCTTGCCGAGCGCCGGAATCTGGGTCACGGTGTTGGTCGGCGGGCCCGCGAAGGCGCTCTTGAAATCGCCGATCGACAGCATGTCGATCTCGAGCAGGAACGGGCCCTTCTTCGCCAGCGCCTCGCCGAGCTTCGTCTTCAGCTCGTCCATGCGCTGCACGCGGGCATGCGGCAGGGCCAGCGATGCGCACAGCATCGCGTAGTCGGGGGTGTGCAGGTCGGCATAGCAGCGGCGGCCGCCGTACTGCGCGTCCTGGATGTTCTTGATGACGCCGTAGCCCTTGTCGTTCATGAGCACGATCACCATGTCGGCCTTCTCCTGCACCGCGGTCGCGAGTTCGCCGAGGTTCAGGATGAAGCCGCCGTCGCCGGCCAGGCAGAAGGTCTTGCGGCCCGAGCCCGTCTCCGCCGCACCGATGGCCGCACCGATGGCCATCGGCATGCCCTGCCCGATGCCGCCGCCCGTGGCATGCACGCCCGCGCTCGATTCGAAGATGCGCAGCTCGCGATTGCCCCAGGTGCTGTTCGACACCGTGACATCGCGCACCCAGTTGAACTTGCGGCCAGCCGCGGCCTGCAGCTCGCGCACCAGTTCGGCATAGGGGCCGAGGCCGTCTGTCAGCGAGGCGACCGCCTGCTCGTGAGCGGCGCGCAGCTCGGCGAGAAGGGCCGGGTCGGCCTTGTACTGCGCCGCTTCGAGGCGGTCGGCCAGGCCTTCGAGTGCGAGGGCCGAGTCGCCGCAGACGAACTGGTCGGTGACATAGCCGCGGCCTTCGGCAGCCGCGTCGGCGTCGATGCGCAGCAGCGGGCGCGGCAGCTTCAGCTCGTACTTGAGCGTCTCGTTGCCGCGCAGGCGCGAGCCGACGACCAGCATCGCGTCGCAGCGCTGGTACAGCGCCTCGACCGGCTTGTGGATGTTGTACGAGCCGAGCGAACCCGCATCGTCTTCGGGCACCGTGCCACGGCCCTGCGTGGTCGTGACCACGCCGAAGCCGAGCTTCTGCAGGCGCCGGATCGCGGCGCCCGCATGGCGCGCGCCACCGCCGACCCACAGCATCGGGCGCCTGGCGGCAGCCAGGCGCAGGGCCAGCGCATCGAGCGCAGCGGCGGAAGGCACGGGCCGCTCGATCGGCAGTGGTGACAGGTCGGCCGGCATCGTCGTGAGCGCCGACTGGATGTCGATTGGAATCTCCACGCTCACCGGGCCGGTCGGCGCGGTCAGCGCGAGCTGCACTGCGCGCTTGAGCGTGCCGAGCACGGTCTCGACGCTGCGCACCCGCAGCGCCGCCTTCGACACCGCCTTGAGCATGGTGAGCTGGTCCGGCGCTTCGTGGATGTACGACATGCCCTTGTCGAGGTACGGCGTCTCGATCTGCCCCGTGATGTGCAGGAGCGGCGCACCGGCCGTCAGCGCCTCGACCAAGCTGCCCGCGATGTTGCCGGCCGCCGGGCCCGTGCTCGTGAGGCACACGCCGAGGCTGGCCGTGGAGCGCGCATAGGCGTCGGCCATGTTGCCGGCCCCGGCCTCTCCGCGTGCCGGCACGAAACGGATCGCACCGCGCTGCGCGAAGGCATCGAGGATCGGCATGTTGTGGATCGAGATCACGCCGAAGGCCGCCTTGACGCCGCACTGTTCGAGAAAGGCCGCGACGACTGCGCCGACCGTGACCGTGTTGTTGTTGGGGTTATGCATGGCGCGACAGGCCTCCTGAAATATCGATGTGGCTGCCCGTCGTGTAGGACGCGAGGGGCGAAGCGAGGAAAAGAATGGCGCGTGCGGCTTCGGTCGGAAGCCCCAAGCGGCCCAGCGGGATGTGTTTGTTCTGTGCGAGCTGGCCGCTCCAGGCGGCCCAGTCCTGCGACTTGTCTTCGCGCGCCTCGAAGCGGCGGCGCCACTGGCCCGACTCGACCAGGCCGATCAGGATGCCGTTCACGCGCACGCCCTGCGGCGCGAACTCGGTGGCCATCGAGCGAACGAGGTTCAGCAAGCCGGCGCGCGCGGCCGACGTGGCGACCATGTGCGGTTCGGGCTGGCGCGCGAGCAGCGAGTTGGCGCAGACGATGGCGGCGTCGCCGTGCACCATGCGCTGCGCCGCGAGCTGCGGCAGGAAGGCGCGCGTCGGGTTGATGACCGAGAAGAACTTCAGGTTGAGCTCTTCGGTCCAGGCCGCATCGTCGGTATCGGCGAAGGTCGAGACGCGCCCCTGCCCCGCGTTGTTGACCAGCATCGAGGCCGGGCCGAGCGCGGCCTCGCTGGCGGCAGCGAAGGCGCGCACCGAGGGGCCGTCGAGCACGTCGCAGGGTTGCGCGAAGAGCCGCGCGTCAGGGTGCTTCTCGCGCAGGACCGCAACCGCGCTGTCCAGCCGCTCGGCGTTGCGGCCGCACAGCGCCACCGCGGCGCCGCATTCGAGCAGCAGCTCGACCGTGGCCAGGCCGATGCCCGAGGAGCCGCCCGTGACCACGGCCACGCGGCCCGCCAACGCATCGGTGGCAAAGAAATGAGAAGACTGCATCGTCATGACCGTCATGCGCTGCGAAGCGGCACCACCTTGCTGGCGCGCGCGGGCGAATAGTTCAGCAGGCCCGAGATTTCTTCGGCCGTGCTGCGCACGCGCAGCACCATCTCGTCCATGCGGTTCTCCTCGATGTGGCCCGAGGTGATGGTGGCGCCCAGCGCCGCCACGATGTGGCCGCTGTGGTCGCGCACCGGCGCCGCGATACTGGAGATGTTCGATTCGAAGAAGCCTTCGCCCAGCACGTAGCCACGCGAGCGGTCGGCCTGCACCATGTCGAACAGCTCGCTCACGGTCTTGGGCGTGCTCGGCGAGAAGGTCTCGAGCCTGTCCTCGGGGTAGAGCGCGCGCAGCTGCGGCAGCGTGAGGTCTTCGAGCAGCACGCGGCCGAGCACGGTGGCATGGGCCGGCAGGCGCGTGCCCACGGTGACCGAGCTCGCGAACGGCGTGGGCGGCGCCACCTTGGCGACATAGACGATGGAACGGCCGTCGCGCACCACCAGGTTGCAGGGCGTGCGCAGCTCGTCGCACAGGCGGTTGAGCAGCGGCGCGCCCAGCTGCGTGAGCTCGAGCGAGGCCAGGTATTCGAAGCCGAGGCGCAGCACGGCCAGGCCCAGGCGGTAGTCGCGCCCGCCTTCGGCGCGCTCGAGGAAGCCCATGTTCTCCAGCGTGGTGAGAAGCCGGAACACGGTCGAGCGCGGCAGGTCGAGGCGGCGAGCCAGTTCGGGCGCGGAGAGCGTGCGGCTCTCCCGGCTGAATTCGCACAGCACGCGCAGGCCGCGCTCGAGCGCCGGCACGTTGTAGCGCTCGCCGCCCTCTTCCATTGTCTCGTTGTCGTTGGTGGCCATGGTTGTTCGTTCTTCCCGTTGGTTGTCTTGTCGTGTCTTGTTCTATCAGGCGGCCAGCACTTCGCGCAGCAGTGCGGCAACGGCTTGCGGCCGCTCCACGTAGCTGGCGTGCCCGGCATCGGCAATCGATTCGAGCGGCACGCCGCACCGGCGCGCGACTTCGGCGCAGGCCTCGGGCGTGGTGACGACATCGAGCGCGCCGCAGGCCACGCGCACCGGCATGGCGGGTGGCAGGTCGGCCAGCAGGTCGGCGCCGCACAGCAGCTCGACGGCCTGCCGGTAGCCGCCGTCGTTGAGCTGCGCCATGTTCCATTGCACCCACTGGCGCGCGAGTTCGCCGGCGCTGTCGGACACGAGCCGGCCCGCACGCTTCGCGGCCATGCCGGCGATGCCGAGTTCGTCGAGCGTGGCGAGGCGCTCGGCGCGCACCTTGCGGCGGGCTTCCTCGCGCTGCGGGGCACCATAGCCGGCCGCGGGGCTGATGAGCACGAGGCGGCGGACGCGCGAAGCCAGGGCCGAATCCTTGCGCGCGGCAGACGCGGCAGTGAGCGCACCAAGCGAATGGCCGACCAGCACGCAGGACTGGACGTCGAGCGCATCGAGCAGGCCGTGCAGCCGCTGCGCATAGTCCGCCGCGGAGGGTTGTGCGGCCGAGAGCGGCGTCGATGCACCATAGCCCGGCGCATCCCATGCGACCACGCGGGCCTGCGGCGCAAGCAGCAAGGCAACGTTGAGCCACGAGGCCGCGCCCGAGCCGATGCCGTGCAGGCAGACGATGGCCGGGCCCGCGCCGCGTTCGCGCACCGACACCACGGCACCGCCGCCGACCGGCACGGCGCGCGCCGGAAAGCGGGCCTCCAGCAGCGCCAGCTCGGAAGCGGGCAAGGAGGTCAGCGCGTTGGTGGCGATGGCGTCGTTCATGGCTGTCTTCTTCAGCGCTTGATCCTGGCGAGCGGGTGATCGGCCGGATAGGTCGGCGTCACGGGCTTCTTCGCGCCGAGCATCACGCACATCAGCGCGTCTTCGTCGCCGATGTTGATCTCTTCGCGGTACACGCCGGGCGGCACCGAGATCAGGTCGCGGTCGGTCATGATGGTTTCGAATCGCTCGCCGTCCTTCTCGATCACCACCTTGAGCTTGCCGCGGATCAGGAAGAACACCTCTTCCACGTCGGTGTGCAGGTGCGGCGGGCCTTCGTGGCCGGCCGGAATCACCATGGTGGAGAAGGTGAAGTGCTCGGCCGGCACGGTGTTGACGTCCTTCGCAACGCCCGTGCCGCCCGTGCCCACGTAGCGCATCTGCGCGCGGCGGAACTTGGGGTCGAGATCGGCCTGGAACTTCAGCGCGTCCCAGTCGTACTTGCGGGTTTCGTAGCGCGCGATGCGGGTGTTCATCCACTCGGCCAGGCTGCTGCCCTCGGGCTGCGCCAGGCTGTTGCCGGGGGCATCGGTGATCTTCTGTTGTTCGGACAAATCGCTCATCGGGAAACTCCTTCGTCGGAAAAATTCGTTCAGTGCATCGCAAAGCCGCCGTTGACGGCCAGCAGCTGGCCCGTCACGAAGCGTGCGAGGCCTGAAAGCAGGTACAGCGTGGCGCCGCAGACGTCGGCGGCCTGCTGCTCGCGCGGGATGGCGCGGCCTTCGAGATACTTCTGGTGGCGCGCCATCGGCACGTACTCGGTGGCTTCCACCAGCGTGAGGCCGGGCGCCACGGCATTGACGGTGATGTTGTCGCCGCCCCACTCGCGCGCCAGCGAGCGCGTCATGGAAATGACGGCGCCCTTGCTCGACGCATAGGCCAGCAGGTTGGGCGCGCCCCACAGCGCCGTGTCGGACGCGAGGTTGACGACTGCGCCGCGCCCGCTGGCCGCGAGCGCGGGCTGGCAGGCACGGCTCATGAGCCAGGTGCCGCGCACGTTGACGCTCATCACGCGGTCCCAGGTGTCGATCTCGAGCTGGTGCGCATCGCGTCCGCCCGAGTTGGTGATGGCGGCGTTGTTGACGAGGCCGTCGAGCCCGCCGAGCAGGCGAACCGCCTCCGCCGCGCACGCATCGATCGAGGCCGGGTCCGACAGGTCGACGGCCAGCGCATGCGCCTTGTGGCCGGCATCGCGCAGCGCCTTGGCTTCGCCCTCGGCCAGCTCGCCGAGGATGTCGGCCAGCACCACCTGTGCTCCGGCCGCCGCGATGCACTGCGCAAAGGCAAGCCCCAGCCCGCGCGCGCCGCCGGTCACGAGGATGCGGCGGCCCGCCAGCAGGTTGGCGGGCAGTTCGGCCAGCAAGGCCTGCAGGCTCGAGGGATCGGGAACGGCTTTGAGTTCGGTCATGCTTTTTCAGTCGGCCTGGATGCCGAGCTCCTTGATGACCTTGCCGAAGCGCTCGAAGTCCGCGGCGTTGATCTTGCCCAGCACGTCGGCGCTGCCGCCCACGGGCGTGGTGCCGAGAACGGCCATGCGCGAGACGATGTCCGGCATCTTCAGGATCTCGTTGAAGTGGGCGTTGAGCGTCTTCACGATCTCGGGCGGCAGGTTGCGCGGGCCCCAGAGCCCGTTCCAGGCCGAGACTTCCACGTCCTTGTAGCCGAGCTCCTGCAGCGTCGGCACCTTGGGCGCGAGCGCCGAGCGCTCGCGCGATGCCACGGCGAGCGGCAGCATCTTGCCGTTGGCGAAATAAGGCGCCACCGGGCCCAGCGTGATGAAGGTGGCGGGCACGTGGCCGCCCAGCACGTCGTTGACCGCGGGCGCCACGCCCTTGTAGGGC
It includes:
- a CDS encoding SDR family oxidoreductase, translating into MTELKAVPDPSSLQALLAELPANLLAGRRILVTGGARGLGLAFAQCIAAAGAQVVLADILGELAEGEAKALRDAGHKAHALAVDLSDPASIDACAAEAVRLLGGLDGLVNNAAITNSGGRDAHQLEIDTWDRVMSVNVRGTWLMSRACQPALAASGRGAVVNLASDTALWGAPNLLAYASSKGAVISMTRSLAREWGGDNITVNAVAPGLTLVEATEYVPMARHQKYLEGRAIPREQQAADVCGATLYLLSGLARFVTGQLLAVNGGFAMH
- a CDS encoding cupin domain-containing protein translates to MSDLSEQQKITDAPGNSLAQPEGSSLAEWMNTRIARYETRKYDWDALKFQADLDPKFRRAQMRYVGTGGTGVAKDVNTVPAEHFTFSTMVIPAGHEGPPHLHTDVEEVFFLIRGKLKVVIEKDGERFETIMTDRDLISVPPGVYREEINIGDEDALMCVMLGAKKPVTPTYPADHPLARIKR
- a CDS encoding alpha/beta fold hydrolase; this translates as MNDAIATNALTSLPASELALLEARFPARAVPVGGGAVVSVRERGAGPAIVCLHGIGSGAASWLNVALLLAPQARVVAWDAPGYGASTPLSAAQPSAADYAQRLHGLLDALDVQSCVLVGHSLGALTAASAARKDSALASRVRRLVLISPAAGYGAPQREEARRKVRAERLATLDELGIAGMAAKRAGRLVSDSAGELARQWVQWNMAQLNDGGYRQAVELLCGADLLADLPPAMPVRVACGALDVVTTPEACAEVARRCGVPLESIADAGHASYVERPQAVAALLREVLAA